A region from the Motacilla alba alba isolate MOTALB_02 chromosome 10, Motacilla_alba_V1.0_pri, whole genome shotgun sequence genome encodes:
- the PEAK1 gene encoding inactive tyrosine-protein kinase PEAK1 isoform X1 translates to MSACNTFTEHVWKPGECKNCFKPKSLHQLPPVAEKKPLSHGNLKANANQSGSQRSGRGSGSFRPPVAKKPTIAVKPTMMVADGLCGELAVLEQCENKPLPVGWNRNKAVLSKKPLNNNNEEEIEGYSHVPRPYGSSEGMGKIPNNNNNGLTEVLKEIAGLDTTPQLTGNETNSRETFLGRINNCYKRSLERKIPPSCMVGGMKDSQSKHVILSGSTEVISNEGGRFCYPELSSGDESEDDTFFGSMQEEHESWDESDEELLAMEIRMRGQPRFANFRANTLSPVPFCVDKKWNTVPLRNKSLQRICAVDYDDSYDEILNGYGEETVILYGQESMQSMVSSDSTSPDSSLTEESRSGTASSSSQKLCNGGLSPSTPQDLKVIEPEYESLCDNQQVKDAPKAPRNALKSQETHKAVLALRLEEKDGKIAVQTDTQENKSPSDVAGQAVTINLVPVEEQAKPYRVVNMEQPVCKPYTVVDVSAAMTSECKENQPETSETKKASSNPSSPVTPGTPIASSAASPVRVHANLKKSSAIRYQEVWTSSTSPRQKIPKVELIGNSSGPSVPPRKTSHKSAPTSPTATNISSKTIPVKSPNLSEIKFNSYNNAGMPPFPIIIHDEPTYARSSKNAIKVPIVINPNAYDNLAIYKSFLGTTGELSVKDKTTSVISHTYEEIETESKATEAIGSKSTELPQAKGAAGSSECRLGSVAQKVQEFNSCLSKSQISSQRSHSAEHSSPSRVQKAMQEPAAKADVTPDGSVGSGGGRENASTVLSQIVASIQPPQSPPETPQSAPKSCSVEELYSLPPEGDATKNTLVRPKSLFTSQPEVESSKMESTAVKMQKDPLSQPAATPSPKPARATPSATSPQAEQAPPFPPPRSTSSPYHASNLLQRHFSNWAKPNSPTRSTEAESILHSEGRRPDAKPKRWISFKSFFRRRKADDEEEREKDREKGKLVGLDGTVIHMLPPPPVQRHHWFSEAKSDSSEKPSIVFMYRCDPAQAEPRAELPQQPGLESAIAEALAKDKGETQEKPPESSEQNTASHSSPPQAPKKIPSTPEHCGINGSPEFQDMIKRLKKALKEFPLMGNCVSEYSGQVPDDPTLEELSPRVPRAVFVKQDNGGSASVIPASSARGPPGHEEKEEAPNSPEPSTCSATYSNLGQSRAAMIPPKQPRQPKGALDDAIAFGGLADQETVNNLQPTPPPLPKKTILRANTEPTPRDLQKQALENNLCIMANPTYDIDTNWEASSACSSVSLELKVLDNESGDSLDRPTEKLRAATSATSSVSSLATVSIKERCSTSMESLSGRRLSQARQGRGVQKPQRQALYRGIENREEVVGKIRSLHADSLKKLALKCEDLFMAGQKDQLRFGVDSWSDFRLTSDKPCCEAGDAVYYPASYAKDPLNNYAVKICKSKAKESQQYYHSLSIRQSLAINFNIQQDCGHFLAEVPLRLLPWEDDDAPDVEEEREEEEKDAEQKNRDTACSPEASRRDSPSGQGTISKPRSRVVVITREVPQLTVADFVRESAPRHSKSPDLYERQVCLLLLQLCLGLEHLKPYHITHCDLRLENLLLVHSRPGGSPLSPEATEPNPNTACPARLIVSNFSQAKQKSHMVDPEVLRDQSRLAPEIITATQYKKCDEFQTGILIYEMLHLPNPFDENPELKEKEYTCADLPKIPCRSLYSQGLQQLASCLLNPNPSERILISEAKGILQCLLWGPREDLFHALSTSSNPSRRDAILQNWLDIKRTLLMIKFAEKSLERDCGIILEDWLCCQYLAFATTDSLHRIVRLMKQH, encoded by the exons ATGTCTGCTTGCAACACTTTCACTGAGCACGTCTGGAAACCCGGTGAATGCAAGAACTGCTTCAAGCCCAAGAGCTTGCACCAGTTACCCCCGGTGGCAGAAAAGAAGCCGCTCTCGCATGGAAACCTGAAAGCCAATGCGAACCAGAGCGGCAGCCAGCGCTCCGGGAGAGGCAGCGGCAGCTTCCGCCCGCCCGTGGCCAAGAAGCCGACCATAGCTGTGAAACCCACCATGATGGTGGCAGATGGGCTCTGTGGGGAGCTGGCCGTGCTGGAGCAGTGCGAGAACAAACCCCTGCCCGTGGGGTGGAACCGCAACAAGGCGGTGCTGAGCAAAAAACCACTGAACAATAACAACGAGGAGGAGATCGAAGGTTACAGCCATGTTCCTAGGCCTTATGGCAGCAGCGAGGGCATGGGGAAGATACCgaataacaataataatggGCTGACAGAAGTTCTGAAGGAGATCGCAGGTTTGGATACCACACCTCAGCTCActggaaatgaaacaaactCGAGAGAAACCTTCTTGGGAAGGATAAATAATTGTTACAAAAGATCGTTAGAAAGGAAGATCCCTCCGAGCTGCATGGTGGGTGGAATGAAGGACTCACAGAGTAAGCATGTTATTCTGAGTGGAAGCACTGAAGTCATAAGTAATGAAGGTGGACGTTTCTGTTATCCAGAGTTGTCTAGTGGAGATGAGAGTGAGGATGACACGTTTTTTGGCAGCATGCAGGAAGAGCACGAGAGCTGGGATGAAAGTGATGAAGAGCTGTTAGCAATGGAAATCCGCATGAGGGGCCAACCTCGCTTCGCTAATTTCAGAGCTAACACCCTGTCTCCTGTTCCGTTCTGTGTTGACAAAAAATGGAATACTGTGCCCCTTCGGAACAAGTCTCTGCAGCGGATCTGTGCCGTGGATTATGACGACAGTtatgatgaaattttaaatggtTACGGGGAGGAGACTGTGATTCTTTATGGGCAAGAGAGCATGCAGAGCATGGTATCTTCTGATTCTACATCTCCTGATTCTTCTTTGACAGAAGAGTCTCGTTCTGGGACAGCCAGCAGTTCTTCCCAGAAGCTCTGTAATGGAGGGTTATCTCCTAGCACTCCTCAGGACCTCAAAGTGATTGAACCAGAATATGAAAGTCTTTGTGACAATCAACAAGTGAAGGATGCACCGAAAGCACCCAGAAATGCTCTGAAAAGTCAGGAAACTCACAAGGCAGTCCTTGCGCTTcgcctggaggagaaggatggCAAAATTGCTGTGCAGACTGATACGCAGGAGAATAAAAGTCCTTCAGATGTTGCTGGTCAAGCCGTGACTATTAATTTGGTGCCTGTGGAGGAGCAAGCTAAACCTTACAGGGTGGTGAACATGGAACAGCCAGTGTGCAAGCCATACACCGTAGTGGATGTATCAGCTGCCATGACCAGTGAATGTAAAGAGAACCAGCCTGAAACCTCAGAAACCAAAAAGGCATCATCTAACCCAAGCTCACCAGTAACCCCAGGCACACCTATTGCATCCTCTGCAGCATCACCTGTACGTGTACACGCTAACCTGAAAAAATCCAGCGCAATCAGATACCAGGAAGTGTGGACTTCTAGCACTAGTCCAAGACAGAAGATACCTAAGGTAGAACTGATTGGAAACAGCTCAGGACCTTCCGTTCCTCCCAGGAAGACAAGCCACAAGTCAGCTCCTACTTCACCTACAGCTACAAACATTTCTTCAAAAACGATCCCAGTTAAGTCTCCTAATTTGTCTGAGATAAAATTCAACAGTTACAACAATGCTGGCATGCCACCTTTCCCTATCATCATTCATGATGAGCCCACTTACGCTAGGAGTTCCAAAAATGCTATTAAAGTTCCTATTGTAATCAATCCAAATGCGTATGATAACTTGGCAATCTATAAAAGTTTTCTAGGGACCACTGGGGAGCTGTCTGTCAAAGATAAAACCACAAGTGTGATAAGCCATACCTATGAAGAAATAGAAACTGAAAGTAAAGCCACTGAAGCCATAGGCAGCAAATCCACTGAGTTGCCCCAAGCGAAGGGGGCGGCCGGGAGCTCTGAGtgcaggctgggctctgtggcTCAGAAGGTCCAGGAGTTCAACAGCTGCCTCAGTAAAAGCCAGATATCCTCACAGAGAAGTcacagtgctgagcacagctcccCCTCCAGAGTTCAAAAGGCAATGCAAGAGCCTGCTGCAAAAGCAGACGTAACCCCGGACGGTTCTGTTGGCAGCGGCGGTGGCAGAGAGAACGCGAGCACGGTGCTCTCACAGATTGTGGCTTCTATCCAGCCCCCACAGTCTCCTCCAGAAACGCCTCAGTCTGCTCCCAAGTCCTGCAGTGTAGAAGAACTGTATTCCTTACCCCCTGAGGGAGATGCTACTAAAAACACCCTGGTACGACCCAAATCTCTGTTTACATCACAGCCTGAAGTGGAGTCCTCCAAGATGGAAAGCACTGCCgttaaaatgcagaaagatcCACTTTCACAGCCAGCTGCCACTCCCTCTCCAAAGCCAGCGCGAGCCACCCCGAGCGCCACGagtccccaggcagagcaggccCCGCCATTCCCCCCTCCACGCTCCACCTCTTCTCCCTACCACGCCAGTAACTTGCTGCAAAGGCATTTCAGCAACTGGGCCAAACCCAACAGCCCCACCAGGTCGACAGAAGCCGAGTCCATCCTGCACTCGGAGGGGCGGCGTCCCGATGCGAAACCCAAACGCTGGATATCGTTCAAGAGCTTCTTCCGCCGCAGGAAAGCTGACGatgaggaggagagagagaaagacagggagaaagggaagctGGTGGGTCTGGACGGAACCGTTATACACATGCTCCCCCCGCCTCCAGTGCAGCGGCACCACTGGTTCAGCGAGGCCAAGTCGGACTCCAGCGAGAAGCCGTCGATCGTGTTCATGTACAGGTGCGACCCGGCACAGGCGGAGCCCCGGGCTGAGCTCCCGCAGCAGCCCGGGCTGGAGTCTGCCATCGCAGAGGCACTGGCCAAGGACAAGggggaaacacaggaaaagcctCCGGAGAGCTcagaacaaaacacagccagCCATTCCTCACCACCTCAGGCTCCCAAGAAAATCCCCAG CACACCAGAACACTGTGGAATCAATGGCTCGCCAGAGTTTCAAGACATGATTAAAAGACTCAAGAAGGCCCTGAAAGAATTTCCTTTAATGGGGAATTGTGTGAGTGAGTACAGTGG TCAAGTGCCTGATGACCCGACCCTGGAGGAgctgtccccccgtgtccccagagctgtgtttgtgaaGCAGGACAATGGGGGCAGCGCCTCCGTCATCCCGGCCTCATCCGCCCGCGGGCCACCCGGCCACgaggagaaagaagaagctCCAAATTCTCCTGAGCCGAGTACCTGCAGTGCTACCTACAGCAATTTAG GGCAGTCCAGAGCAGCTATGATCCCTCCAAAACAGCCCAGGCAACCCAAGGGAGCTTTGGATGATGCCATTGCCTTTGGAGGGCTGGCAGACCAGGAGACAGTGAACAACTTGCAGCCAACACCACCTCCACtgccaaagaaaacaattttgagAGCTAACACAGAGCCAACTCCCCGAGATCTCCAGAAGCAGGCTCTGGAGAACAACCTGTGCATCATGGCCAACCCCACCTATGACATTGACACCAACTGGGAAGCAAGCAGCGCCTGCTCCTCAGTCAGCCTGGAGCTCAAGGTCCTGGACAACGAGTCGGGAGATTCCTTGGACAGGCCCACAGAGAAGCTGAGGGCAGCCACCTCAGCGACGAGCAGCGTTTCCAGCCTAGCCACTGTCAGTATTAAGGAGCGGTGCTCCACCAGCATGGAGTCCCTGAGCGGGCGGCGCCTCTCGCAGGCCAGGCAGGGCCGGGGCGTCCAGAAGCCGCAGAGACAAGCACTTTATCGAGGCATCGAAAACAGAGAGGAGGTGGTGGGCAAGATCCGGAGCCTGCACGCTGACTCGCTGAAGAAGCTGGCGCTGAAATGTGAGGACCTGTTCATGGCGGGGCAGAAGGACCAGCTGCGCTTCGGCGTGGACAGCTGGTCGGATTTCCGGCTCACCAGCGACAAGCCGTGCTGCGAGGCGGGCGACGCCGTGTACTACCCCGCCTCCTACGCCAAGGATCCCCTCAACAACTACGCCGTCAAG attTGTAAGAGCAAGGCTAAGGAATCCCAGCAGTATTACCACAGCCTGTCTATCCGGCAGAGCCTGGCTATCAACTTCAACATCCAGCAGGACTGTGGCCATTTCCTGGCTGAAGTGCCACTTCGCCTCCTCCCGTGGGAGGATGACGACGCACCGGACGTGGAAGAAGAGcgggaagaagaggagaaagatgCTGAGCAGAAGAACAGAgacactgcctgcagcccagaggcctcccgcagggacagccccagcgGGCAGGGCACCATCAGCAAGCCCCGCAGCCGCGTGGTGGTGATCACCCGCGAGGTCCCGCAGCTGACGGTGGCCGACTTCGTGCGCGAGTCCGCGCCCCGCCACAGCAAGAGCCCCGACCTGTACGAGAGACAggtgtgcctgctgctcctgcagctgtgcctgggcctCGAGCACCTGAAGCCCTATCACATCACCCACTGTGACCTGCGCTTGGAGAACCTGCTGCTGGTTCACTCCAGACCGGGAGGCAGCCCCCTGAGCCCCGAGGCCACAGAACCCAATCCCAacactgcctgcccagccagATTAATTGTGAGCAACTTCTCGCAGGCCAAGCAGAAGAGTCATATGGTGGATCCTGAGGTGCTACGGGATCAGTCCCGCCTGGCTCCAGAAATCATCACCGCAACGCAATACAAGAAGTGTGATGAGTTCCAGACTGGCATCCTCATCTATGAAATGCTGCACTTACCCAACCCCTTTGATGAGAATCCAGAGCTGAAAGAGAAGGAGTACACTTGTGCTGATCTCCCCAAGATTCCTTGCCGTTCCCTCTACTCTCAAGGGCTTCAACAGcttgccagctgcctgctgaatcCCAACCCTTCGGAGAGGATCTTGATATCCGAAGCCAAAGGAATCCTTCAGTGTCTGCTTTGGGGTCCACGTGAGGACTTGTTCCACGCTCTCAGTACATCTTCCAACCCCTCACGGAGAGATGCTATACTTCAGAACTGGCTCGATATAAAAAGGACGCTGCTGATGATCAAGTTTGCAGAGAAGTCCTTGGAGAGGGACTGTGGAATTATTCTGGAAGACTGGCTTTGTTGCCAATATCTGGCTTTTGCCACTACAGACTCACTTCATCGCATTGTGAGACTCATGAAGCAGCACTAG
- the PEAK1 gene encoding inactive tyrosine-protein kinase PEAK1 isoform X2 produces the protein MSACNTFTEHVWKPGECKNCFKPKSLHQLPPVAEKKPLSHGNLKANANQSGSQRSGRGSGSFRPPVAKKPTIAVKPTMMVADGLCGELAVLEQCENKPLPVGWNRNKAVLSKKPLNNNNEEEIEGYSHVPRPYGSSEGMGKIPNNNNNGLTEVLKEIAGLDTTPQLTGNETNSRETFLGRINNCYKRSLERKIPPSCMVGGMKDSQSKHVILSGSTEVISNEGGRFCYPELSSGDESEDDTFFGSMQEEHESWDESDEELLAMEIRMRGQPRFANFRANTLSPVPFCVDKKWNTVPLRNKSLQRICAVDYDDSYDEILNGYGEETVILYGQESMQSMVSSDSTSPDSSLTEESRSGTASSSSQKLCNGGLSPSTPQDLKVIEPEYESLCDNQQVKDAPKAPRNALKSQETHKAVLALRLEEKDGKIAVQTDTQENKSPSDVAGQAVTINLVPVEEQAKPYRVVNMEQPVCKPYTVVDVSAAMTSECKENQPETSETKKASSNPSSPVTPGTPIASSAASPVRVHANLKKSSAIRYQEVWTSSTSPRQKIPKVELIGNSSGPSVPPRKTSHKSAPTSPTATNISSKTIPVKSPNLSEIKFNSYNNAGMPPFPIIIHDEPTYARSSKNAIKVPIVINPNAYDNLAIYKSFLGTTGELSVKDKTTSVISHTYEEIETESKATEAIGSKSTELPQAKGAAGSSECRLGSVAQKVQEFNSCLSKSQISSQRSHSAEHSSPSRVQKAMQEPAAKADVTPDGSVGSGGGRENASTVLSQIVASIQPPQSPPETPQSAPKSCSVEELYSLPPEGDATKNTLVRPKSLFTSQPEVESSKMESTAVKMQKDPLSQPAATPSPKPARATPSATSPQAEQAPPFPPPRSTSSPYHASNLLQRHFSNWAKPNSPTRSTEAESILHSEGRRPDAKPKRWISFKSFFRRRKADDEEEREKDREKGKLVGLDGTVIHMLPPPPVQRHHWFSEAKSDSSEKPSIVFMYRCDPAQAEPRAELPQQPGLESAIAEALAKDKGETQEKPPESSEQNTASHSSPPQAPKKIPSQVPDDPTLEELSPRVPRAVFVKQDNGGSASVIPASSARGPPGHEEKEEAPNSPEPSTCSATYSNLGQSRAAMIPPKQPRQPKGALDDAIAFGGLADQETVNNLQPTPPPLPKKTILRANTEPTPRDLQKQALENNLCIMANPTYDIDTNWEASSACSSVSLELKVLDNESGDSLDRPTEKLRAATSATSSVSSLATVSIKERCSTSMESLSGRRLSQARQGRGVQKPQRQALYRGIENREEVVGKIRSLHADSLKKLALKCEDLFMAGQKDQLRFGVDSWSDFRLTSDKPCCEAGDAVYYPASYAKDPLNNYAVKICKSKAKESQQYYHSLSIRQSLAINFNIQQDCGHFLAEVPLRLLPWEDDDAPDVEEEREEEEKDAEQKNRDTACSPEASRRDSPSGQGTISKPRSRVVVITREVPQLTVADFVRESAPRHSKSPDLYERQVCLLLLQLCLGLEHLKPYHITHCDLRLENLLLVHSRPGGSPLSPEATEPNPNTACPARLIVSNFSQAKQKSHMVDPEVLRDQSRLAPEIITATQYKKCDEFQTGILIYEMLHLPNPFDENPELKEKEYTCADLPKIPCRSLYSQGLQQLASCLLNPNPSERILISEAKGILQCLLWGPREDLFHALSTSSNPSRRDAILQNWLDIKRTLLMIKFAEKSLERDCGIILEDWLCCQYLAFATTDSLHRIVRLMKQH, from the exons ATGTCTGCTTGCAACACTTTCACTGAGCACGTCTGGAAACCCGGTGAATGCAAGAACTGCTTCAAGCCCAAGAGCTTGCACCAGTTACCCCCGGTGGCAGAAAAGAAGCCGCTCTCGCATGGAAACCTGAAAGCCAATGCGAACCAGAGCGGCAGCCAGCGCTCCGGGAGAGGCAGCGGCAGCTTCCGCCCGCCCGTGGCCAAGAAGCCGACCATAGCTGTGAAACCCACCATGATGGTGGCAGATGGGCTCTGTGGGGAGCTGGCCGTGCTGGAGCAGTGCGAGAACAAACCCCTGCCCGTGGGGTGGAACCGCAACAAGGCGGTGCTGAGCAAAAAACCACTGAACAATAACAACGAGGAGGAGATCGAAGGTTACAGCCATGTTCCTAGGCCTTATGGCAGCAGCGAGGGCATGGGGAAGATACCgaataacaataataatggGCTGACAGAAGTTCTGAAGGAGATCGCAGGTTTGGATACCACACCTCAGCTCActggaaatgaaacaaactCGAGAGAAACCTTCTTGGGAAGGATAAATAATTGTTACAAAAGATCGTTAGAAAGGAAGATCCCTCCGAGCTGCATGGTGGGTGGAATGAAGGACTCACAGAGTAAGCATGTTATTCTGAGTGGAAGCACTGAAGTCATAAGTAATGAAGGTGGACGTTTCTGTTATCCAGAGTTGTCTAGTGGAGATGAGAGTGAGGATGACACGTTTTTTGGCAGCATGCAGGAAGAGCACGAGAGCTGGGATGAAAGTGATGAAGAGCTGTTAGCAATGGAAATCCGCATGAGGGGCCAACCTCGCTTCGCTAATTTCAGAGCTAACACCCTGTCTCCTGTTCCGTTCTGTGTTGACAAAAAATGGAATACTGTGCCCCTTCGGAACAAGTCTCTGCAGCGGATCTGTGCCGTGGATTATGACGACAGTtatgatgaaattttaaatggtTACGGGGAGGAGACTGTGATTCTTTATGGGCAAGAGAGCATGCAGAGCATGGTATCTTCTGATTCTACATCTCCTGATTCTTCTTTGACAGAAGAGTCTCGTTCTGGGACAGCCAGCAGTTCTTCCCAGAAGCTCTGTAATGGAGGGTTATCTCCTAGCACTCCTCAGGACCTCAAAGTGATTGAACCAGAATATGAAAGTCTTTGTGACAATCAACAAGTGAAGGATGCACCGAAAGCACCCAGAAATGCTCTGAAAAGTCAGGAAACTCACAAGGCAGTCCTTGCGCTTcgcctggaggagaaggatggCAAAATTGCTGTGCAGACTGATACGCAGGAGAATAAAAGTCCTTCAGATGTTGCTGGTCAAGCCGTGACTATTAATTTGGTGCCTGTGGAGGAGCAAGCTAAACCTTACAGGGTGGTGAACATGGAACAGCCAGTGTGCAAGCCATACACCGTAGTGGATGTATCAGCTGCCATGACCAGTGAATGTAAAGAGAACCAGCCTGAAACCTCAGAAACCAAAAAGGCATCATCTAACCCAAGCTCACCAGTAACCCCAGGCACACCTATTGCATCCTCTGCAGCATCACCTGTACGTGTACACGCTAACCTGAAAAAATCCAGCGCAATCAGATACCAGGAAGTGTGGACTTCTAGCACTAGTCCAAGACAGAAGATACCTAAGGTAGAACTGATTGGAAACAGCTCAGGACCTTCCGTTCCTCCCAGGAAGACAAGCCACAAGTCAGCTCCTACTTCACCTACAGCTACAAACATTTCTTCAAAAACGATCCCAGTTAAGTCTCCTAATTTGTCTGAGATAAAATTCAACAGTTACAACAATGCTGGCATGCCACCTTTCCCTATCATCATTCATGATGAGCCCACTTACGCTAGGAGTTCCAAAAATGCTATTAAAGTTCCTATTGTAATCAATCCAAATGCGTATGATAACTTGGCAATCTATAAAAGTTTTCTAGGGACCACTGGGGAGCTGTCTGTCAAAGATAAAACCACAAGTGTGATAAGCCATACCTATGAAGAAATAGAAACTGAAAGTAAAGCCACTGAAGCCATAGGCAGCAAATCCACTGAGTTGCCCCAAGCGAAGGGGGCGGCCGGGAGCTCTGAGtgcaggctgggctctgtggcTCAGAAGGTCCAGGAGTTCAACAGCTGCCTCAGTAAAAGCCAGATATCCTCACAGAGAAGTcacagtgctgagcacagctcccCCTCCAGAGTTCAAAAGGCAATGCAAGAGCCTGCTGCAAAAGCAGACGTAACCCCGGACGGTTCTGTTGGCAGCGGCGGTGGCAGAGAGAACGCGAGCACGGTGCTCTCACAGATTGTGGCTTCTATCCAGCCCCCACAGTCTCCTCCAGAAACGCCTCAGTCTGCTCCCAAGTCCTGCAGTGTAGAAGAACTGTATTCCTTACCCCCTGAGGGAGATGCTACTAAAAACACCCTGGTACGACCCAAATCTCTGTTTACATCACAGCCTGAAGTGGAGTCCTCCAAGATGGAAAGCACTGCCgttaaaatgcagaaagatcCACTTTCACAGCCAGCTGCCACTCCCTCTCCAAAGCCAGCGCGAGCCACCCCGAGCGCCACGagtccccaggcagagcaggccCCGCCATTCCCCCCTCCACGCTCCACCTCTTCTCCCTACCACGCCAGTAACTTGCTGCAAAGGCATTTCAGCAACTGGGCCAAACCCAACAGCCCCACCAGGTCGACAGAAGCCGAGTCCATCCTGCACTCGGAGGGGCGGCGTCCCGATGCGAAACCCAAACGCTGGATATCGTTCAAGAGCTTCTTCCGCCGCAGGAAAGCTGACGatgaggaggagagagagaaagacagggagaaagggaagctGGTGGGTCTGGACGGAACCGTTATACACATGCTCCCCCCGCCTCCAGTGCAGCGGCACCACTGGTTCAGCGAGGCCAAGTCGGACTCCAGCGAGAAGCCGTCGATCGTGTTCATGTACAGGTGCGACCCGGCACAGGCGGAGCCCCGGGCTGAGCTCCCGCAGCAGCCCGGGCTGGAGTCTGCCATCGCAGAGGCACTGGCCAAGGACAAGggggaaacacaggaaaagcctCCGGAGAGCTcagaacaaaacacagccagCCATTCCTCACCACCTCAGGCTCCCAAGAAAATCCCCAG TCAAGTGCCTGATGACCCGACCCTGGAGGAgctgtccccccgtgtccccagagctgtgtttgtgaaGCAGGACAATGGGGGCAGCGCCTCCGTCATCCCGGCCTCATCCGCCCGCGGGCCACCCGGCCACgaggagaaagaagaagctCCAAATTCTCCTGAGCCGAGTACCTGCAGTGCTACCTACAGCAATTTAG GGCAGTCCAGAGCAGCTATGATCCCTCCAAAACAGCCCAGGCAACCCAAGGGAGCTTTGGATGATGCCATTGCCTTTGGAGGGCTGGCAGACCAGGAGACAGTGAACAACTTGCAGCCAACACCACCTCCACtgccaaagaaaacaattttgagAGCTAACACAGAGCCAACTCCCCGAGATCTCCAGAAGCAGGCTCTGGAGAACAACCTGTGCATCATGGCCAACCCCACCTATGACATTGACACCAACTGGGAAGCAAGCAGCGCCTGCTCCTCAGTCAGCCTGGAGCTCAAGGTCCTGGACAACGAGTCGGGAGATTCCTTGGACAGGCCCACAGAGAAGCTGAGGGCAGCCACCTCAGCGACGAGCAGCGTTTCCAGCCTAGCCACTGTCAGTATTAAGGAGCGGTGCTCCACCAGCATGGAGTCCCTGAGCGGGCGGCGCCTCTCGCAGGCCAGGCAGGGCCGGGGCGTCCAGAAGCCGCAGAGACAAGCACTTTATCGAGGCATCGAAAACAGAGAGGAGGTGGTGGGCAAGATCCGGAGCCTGCACGCTGACTCGCTGAAGAAGCTGGCGCTGAAATGTGAGGACCTGTTCATGGCGGGGCAGAAGGACCAGCTGCGCTTCGGCGTGGACAGCTGGTCGGATTTCCGGCTCACCAGCGACAAGCCGTGCTGCGAGGCGGGCGACGCCGTGTACTACCCCGCCTCCTACGCCAAGGATCCCCTCAACAACTACGCCGTCAAG attTGTAAGAGCAAGGCTAAGGAATCCCAGCAGTATTACCACAGCCTGTCTATCCGGCAGAGCCTGGCTATCAACTTCAACATCCAGCAGGACTGTGGCCATTTCCTGGCTGAAGTGCCACTTCGCCTCCTCCCGTGGGAGGATGACGACGCACCGGACGTGGAAGAAGAGcgggaagaagaggagaaagatgCTGAGCAGAAGAACAGAgacactgcctgcagcccagaggcctcccgcagggacagccccagcgGGCAGGGCACCATCAGCAAGCCCCGCAGCCGCGTGGTGGTGATCACCCGCGAGGTCCCGCAGCTGACGGTGGCCGACTTCGTGCGCGAGTCCGCGCCCCGCCACAGCAAGAGCCCCGACCTGTACGAGAGACAggtgtgcctgctgctcctgcagctgtgcctgggcctCGAGCACCTGAAGCCCTATCACATCACCCACTGTGACCTGCGCTTGGAGAACCTGCTGCTGGTTCACTCCAGACCGGGAGGCAGCCCCCTGAGCCCCGAGGCCACAGAACCCAATCCCAacactgcctgcccagccagATTAATTGTGAGCAACTTCTCGCAGGCCAAGCAGAAGAGTCATATGGTGGATCCTGAGGTGCTACGGGATCAGTCCCGCCTGGCTCCAGAAATCATCACCGCAACGCAATACAAGAAGTGTGATGAGTTCCAGACTGGCATCCTCATCTATGAAATGCTGCACTTACCCAACCCCTTTGATGAGAATCCAGAGCTGAAAGAGAAGGAGTACACTTGTGCTGATCTCCCCAAGATTCCTTGCCGTTCCCTCTACTCTCAAGGGCTTCAACAGcttgccagctgcctgctgaatcCCAACCCTTCGGAGAGGATCTTGATATCCGAAGCCAAAGGAATCCTTCAGTGTCTGCTTTGGGGTCCACGTGAGGACTTGTTCCACGCTCTCAGTACATCTTCCAACCCCTCACGGAGAGATGCTATACTTCAGAACTGGCTCGATATAAAAAGGACGCTGCTGATGATCAAGTTTGCAGAGAAGTCCTTGGAGAGGGACTGTGGAATTATTCTGGAAGACTGGCTTTGTTGCCAATATCTGGCTTTTGCCACTACAGACTCACTTCATCGCATTGTGAGACTCATGAAGCAGCACTAG